In Trichoderma atroviride chromosome 2, complete sequence, one DNA window encodes the following:
- a CDS encoding uncharacterized protein (EggNog:ENOG41), which produces MSSPSAASAPVEEQKVESPSAVLDSAQETAKDERLDDDGTTVEAGEVTDEAESEAAEPGAKSADKSPGESSSPDAGEAPPLPNEAVPDGPPLPNEPVPQKPEDDGWDCQWDANSQSWFFYNRFTGKTQWENPRMPDANAATTSQGVAPQPPSDEKPVAGGYNPAIHGDYDPNAWYAKNDEDESASAGFAGDPAAIYGATASFNRFTGAFQSGDAGPERHSDEAKAKRQMNAYFDVDAAANAHGGRSLKAERSNKKLTKNELKAFKEKRRARKEEKRRAWLRD; this is translated from the coding sequence ATGTCGTCGCCAAGTGCCGCTTCTGCTCCCGTGGAGGAGCAGAAGGTCGAGTCACCATCAGCAGTACTCGACTCTGCCCAAGAAACCGCAAAGGATGAGCGtcttgacgacgacggcaccACGGTCGAGGCTGGAGAAGTGACCGACGAAGCTGAATCTGAAGCAGCAGAACCCGGTGCCAAATCTGCCGACAAATCACCAGGAGAGTCATCATCTCctgatgctggagaagcgccGCCCCTGCCGAACGAAGCCGTTCCTGATGGCCCGCCCCTACCGAATGAACCAGTGCCACAGAAGCCAGAAGATGACGGATGGGATTGCCAGTGGGATGCGAATAGCCAATCGTGGTTCTTCTATAACCGGTTCACGGGCAAGACTCAGTGGGAAAACCCTCGAATGCCAGACGCAAACGCTGCGACCACCTCGCAAGGGGTagcgccgcagccgccttcTGATGAGAAGCCTGTTGCGGGCGGCTACAACCCTGCCATTCATGGCGACTATGATCCAAACGCATGGTATGCCAAgaatgacgaagatgaaagTGCGTCTGCTGGCTTCGCTGGCGATCCCGCCGCCATCTATGGTGCTACAGCCTCTTTCAACCGCTTCACTGGGGCCTTTCAGTCCGGTGATGCTGGTCCTGAGCGACACTCCGACGAAGCCAAGGCTAAGCGTCAGATGAACGCGTATTTCGACGTGGATGCCGCGGCAAACGCCCATGGTGGCCGCAGCTTGAAAGCTGAACGCTCAAACAAGAAGCTGACCAAGAACGAGCTAAAGGCCTTCAAAGAGAAGCGTCGGGCTaggaaggaagagaagcgccGAGCTTGGCTGCGCGATTGA
- a CDS encoding uncharacterized protein (EggNog:ENOG41~TransMembrane:1 (n12-23c27/28o402-419i)~CAZy:GH16~SECRETED:SignalP(1-29)), with amino-acid sequence MHWPSRSPLPPLTALVILFPILFPCLAAASQSQSSSPQPLPNGNDSLCDCFLTNGTQPDYFANHLFFDFRNLTKDAGIPPLITNETLATIAKPTSEYFSSSAWTSVWQPQGWSNSEGKGKGLSGAASVLMVYSPGNVYIQRNNDSDAASATYMTLRTQRLPKFQSAAAFQTKTSDYQFVSLRMLARTIGGPGAVTAFFTYRDPNSTSAVQEADMEVLTRGPREKIQYTNQPSFTSNNKVNPDATKNVTLPNDMIWSQWAVHRLDWTAQSSVWYVDGQQVANISFQVPSGPSGINFNAWSDGGSWSGNMTLYDQANLQIQWIEMIYNTSSDSTSSKRRDPSSQPLRSRDIGPRGELLRRSTDAAGQCKVVCSIDEVTEAGVATMLWNTSSTATRMAGADVGSSLAWAWTLCLGSVFWLLVV; translated from the coding sequence ATGCATTGGCCCTCCCGCTCTCCCTTGCCACCACTCACAGCACTCGTAATACTATTCCCCATCTTGTTCCCatgcctcgccgccgccagccagagccagagcagTAGCCCCCAGCCTCTGCCCAACGGCAATGACTCCCTCTGTGACTGCTTCCTCACCAACGGCACGCAGCCGGACTACTTCGCCAACCACCTGTTCTTCGACTTCCGCAACCTGACCAAGGACGCCGGCATCCCGCcgctcatcaccaacgaGACGCTCGCCACCATCGCCAAGCCGACGAGCGAGTacttctccagcagcgcgTGGACCAGTGTGTGGCAGCCCCAGGGATGGAGCAACAGCGAGGGCAAAGGCAAGGGCCTGTCCGGCGCGGCATCCGTGCTGATGGTCTACTCGCCCGGCAACGTCTACATCCAGCGCAACAACGACAGCGACGCCGCGTCGGCGACGTACATGACGCTGCGCACCCAGCGGCTGCCCAAGTTCCAGTCCGCCGCGGCCTTCCAGACCAAGACGTCCGACTACCAGTTTGTGTCGCTGCGCATGCTCGCCCGGACGATTGGCGGGCCGGGTGCCGTCACGGCCTTTTTCACGTATCGCGACCCCAACTCGACGTCTGCGGTGCAAGAGGCCGACATGGAGGTGCTGACTCGCGGGCCGCGGGAGAAGATCCAGTACACCAACCAGCCCTCCTTtaccagcaacaacaaggtCAACCCCGACGCCACAAAGAACGTCACGCTGCCAAATGACATGATCTGGAGCCAATGGGCCGTCCACCGCCTCGACTGGACCGCCCAGAGCAGCGTCTGGTACGTCGACGGCCAGCAGGTCGCAAACATCAGCTTCCAGGTGCCGTCGGGCCCTTCAGGCATCAACTTCAACGCCTGGAGcgacggcggcagctggagcGGCAACATGACGCTGTACGATCAGGCAAATCTGCAAATCCAGTGGATAGAGATGATATACAACACCTCATCCGACTCCACGTCCTCAAAGAGGCGAGACCCCAGCAGTCAGCCGCTACGGAGCCGAGATATCGGTCCGCGAGGAGAGCTGCTCCGGCGCAGCACGGATGCCGCTGGGCAATGTAAAGTGGTGTGCAGCATCGATGAGGTGACCGAGGCGGGAGTTGCTACCATGCTGTGGAATACAAGTAGCACAGCCACGCGGATGGCCGGAGCTGACGTTGGGAGCAGCCTGGCATGGGCATGGACCCTGTGCCTGGGCAGTGTTTTCTGGTTGTTGGTCGTTTGA
- a CDS encoding uncharacterized protein (EggNog:ENOG41), translating into MSIDTKPPNPDRDESEESTGSTPEREQNPSMTAGSGSTIINVSQDGQQPKRKGGRKPIYATSEERKQRNRQAQAAFRERRTEYIKQLEETIRVHESNLHNLQAAHRTAAEECLMLRYKNSLLERILLEKGIDVQAELQAKTGSPNLAPTHMPQNLVQPPPLQRTMMHRHHARKSTSSIAPKTEPGTALPPPLQPHKTAPSPKNRPTPSSHANSPMATSSAFSPAASDTLSMRGSISGLSRQQMTPISITTPSSRQPLAQAGSRAAMGSGASFYPTPSFQNHIEQLEQEYEADMVDDSEIETPSGPGPYPGGFNGEQQTMLLSPASTGPGHQVTTGSQYPSMSQLLDQNADWGDPFGLSASMAFPAQPFPFDQAHMR; encoded by the exons ATGTCCATCGACACCAAGCCGCCGAACCCTGACCGGGACGAGAGCGAAGAGTCGACTGGTTCCACCCCGGAGAGGGAGCAGAACCCGTCCATGACtgccggcagcggcagcaccatcatcaacgtcTCCCAGgacggccagcagcccaagaGAAAGGGTGGCCGCAAGCCT ATCTATGCCACTTCGGAAGAACGCAAACAGCGCAACAGACAAGCGCAAGCTGCCTTCAGAGAGCGTCGCACTGAGTATATCAAACAACTCGAGGAAACCATCCGCGTCCATGAGTCCAACTTACACAATCTGCAGGCGGCGCACCGCACTGCCGCTGAAGAATGCCTGATGCTGCGATACAAGAACTCGCTTCTCGAGCGTATCCTCCTTGAAAAAG GCATCGATGTCCAGGCCGAACTGCAAGCCAAAACCGGCAGTCCCAACTTGGCGCCCACTCATATGCCGCAGAATCTGGTCCAGCCGCCTCCTCTTCAACGTACCATGATGCACCGACACCACGCGCGCAAGTCTACCTCCAGCATTGCGCCCAAGACCGAACCCGGCACAGCTCTTCCACCACCTCTGCAGCCTCATAAAACCGCGCCATCACCCAAGAATCGACCAACGCCCTCATCTCATGCCAATTCCCCCATGGCGACAAGCTCGGCATTCTCTCCCGCAGCCTCGGATACCTTGTCTATGAGAGGTTCGATTTCTGGACTGTCTCGTCAGCAGATGACacccatctccatcaccaccccTTCGTCGAGGCAGCCACTTGCACAGGCCGGGTCGAGGGCCGCAATGGGCTCCGGTGCATCGTTCTATCCGACACCTTCCTTCCAGAATCACATTGAGCAACTTG AACAAGAATACGAAGCCGATATGGTTGATGATTCAGAGATTGAGACACCAAGCGGTCCCGGCCCATACCCTGGCGGTTTCAACGGCGAGCAGCAAACGAtgcttctctctccagcctccaCCGGGCCCGGGCATCAGGTGACAACGGGTTCTCAGTACCCCTCAATGTCTCAACTTTTGGACCAGAACGCAGACTGGGGAGATCCGTTTGGTCTCAGCGCCAGCATGGCTTTTCCGGCTCAGCCTTTTCCGTTCGACCAGGCACATATGAGGTGA
- a CDS encoding uncharacterized protein (EggNog:ENOG41) has protein sequence MHPSKYHPTTAEPSSALRLGFTDITAARKRDSSHGAGLQSTPTKVSGVPSSAFTLRVPHGGDYLGLGPEALRVLEGLKEKAAEYKADIVAQRANGSTSASTDAKGRTIATPKGKSGRFSAAHMAEFKKMDSIEGHASAWRAQNGRFQPVVNPGVKRSLSKANLDTAQNSLKRIPSKLEAGPQSSATKKLASATKSVSRLPPKKLDFKARASEEQSSAKDEQHSLPSKRFKKNAEDDASTTRPALQESTSVPRPASSVKRPATSRIARPSLSRLMSPTKSSLANVVSPRKSEMPAAASSPKPTFKSRLEALKESRGLKQSTESKESAESNEFKGLKEIEKPKELKTVDEIKSLKETKITDDTVASQLDTPLRRSVMKSVFGSSLFTPRRQSAIPQPVVTPPRFSNLNVHRLAATQPLKKVVKHVTFTPEVTRTIFDPDSLTLYKTSAIKKILTRSEAKEALAEKDSGSIAYPDLSAYKDLLDAEPESAKSPTPTPSVPGKFTFRSDHTIKFGHPSPIGFGASPGQSSVRQVRTSMKPTSDMPGSFPDPVSPSSHPDKENAAPSSPKVLLGVPHGMSNKKRHRAGSVDEDTDKEAADRAGKKAKSSHVPEGQALLAPRLASTPSISAKKPTMTRSVGKTPVRPIHRAISSVSPSRKRPTLSMSRLNMLAQPKNRG, from the coding sequence ATGCACCCCAGCAAATACCACCCGACTACCGCAGAGCCCTCATCCGCCCTCAGGCTGGGTTTCACAGATATCACCGCTGCTAGGAAGCGCGACAGCTCTCATGGAGCTGGACTTCAATCTACCCCCACCAAGGTTAGCGGTGTGCCATCTTCCGCATTCACTCTCCGCGTGCCCCATGGGGGTGATTATCTGGGACTAGGGCCCGAAGCCCTACGCGTCTTGGAGGGCCTCAAAGAGAAGGCTGCCGAGTACAAGGCCGACATCGTTGCTCAAAGGGCAAACGGGTCGACATCTGCATCAACCGACGCCAAGGGCCGCACCATTGCTACGCCCAAAGGCAAATCTGGAAGGTTTAGCGCGGCCCATATGGCTGAGTTCAAGAAAATGGACTCAATTGAGGGACATGCGTCTGCTTGGAGAGCACAAAATGGAAGGTTCCAGCCCGTTGTCAACCCAGGCGTGAAACGATCGCTTTCCAAGGCCAACCTCGACACTGCGCAGAATAGCTTGAAGCGGATTCCTTCGAAACTGGAAGCGGGACCACAGTCTTCCGCCACAAAGAAGCTTGCATCAGCAACGAAAAGTGTCAGCCGGCTCCCTCCCAAGAAGTTGGATTTCAAGGCTCGCGCTAGCGAAGAACAAAGCTCTGCAAAGGACGAGCAGCATTCGCTTCCCTCCAAGAGGTTCAAGAAGAATGCGGAAGACGATGCGTCGACAACCCGACCGGCGTTGCAAGAAAGCACTTCAGTTCCTCGCCCAGCATCTAGCGTCAAGAGGCCTGCTACATCCAGAATCGCCCGGCCCAGTCTCTCTCGCCTGATGAGCCCAACCAAATCATCGCTGGCGAATGTGGTCAGCCCCAGAAAATCTGAgatgcctgctgctgcatcgtCACCAAAGCCAACATTCAAGAGCCGATTGGAGGCGCTCAAGGAATCAAGGGGACTCAAGCAGTCAACTGAGTCTAAGGAGTCAGCTGAATCTAACGAGTTTAAGGGGCTTAAGGAAATAGAGAAACCCAAGGAATTGAAGACCGTCGACGAAATCAAGTCTCTCAAAGAGACAAAAATAACCGACGACACTGTCGCGAGTCAGCTTGACACGCCTCTGAGGCGATCGGTGATGAAATCGGTATTTGGAAGCAGCCTATTTACGCCTAGAAGGCAGAGTGCAATTCCGCAGCCGGTTGTCACACCACCCCGGTTCTCCAATTTGAATGTCCATCGTCTTGCTGCCACTCAACCCCTGAAGAAGGTGGTGAAGCATGTGACGTTCACACCAGAAGTTACACGAACCATTTTTGACCCGGATTCTTTGACGCTTTACAAGACAAGTGCTATTAAGAAGATCTTAACGCGTTCCGAGGCGAAGGAAGCCTTGGCAGAAAAAGATTCGGGGAGTATTGCTTATCCCGATTTGTCCGCCTACAAGGATCTCCTGGACGCGGAACCTGAGAGCGCAAAGTCTCCTACTCCCACTCCTTCAGTTCCTGGTAAATTCACCTTCCGAAGCGACCATACAATCAAATTTGGACATCCGTCGCCTATTGGCTTTGGCGCCTCTCCTGGCCAGTCGAGCGTACGCCAAGTGCGTACTTCTATGAAGCCCACATCGGATATGCCTGGCAGCTTTCCTGACCCTGTCTCGCCGAGCTCTCATCCGGATAAAGAGAATGCGGCACCCTCTTCACCAAAGGTGCTTTTAGGCGTTCCACATGGGATGTCTAACAAGAAACGCCATCGTGCCGGCTCGGTCGACGAAGACACTGATAAAGAGGCGGCCGATCGTGCTGGAAAGAAGGCCAAGAGTAGCCATGTTCCGGAGGGCCAGGCTTTGTTGGCTCCTCGTTTGGCTTCGACTCCTTCTATCAGTGCGAAGAAGCCTACGATGACTCGCAGCGTCGGCAAGACTCCCGTCCGTCCCATTCACCGAGCCATTAGCTCGGTATCGCCCTCCAGGAAACGACCAACATTGAGTATGAGTCGCCTCAACATGCTCGCCCAGCCTAAAAATCGTGGTTAG
- a CDS encoding uncharacterized protein (EggNog:ENOG41): MSEDQQLVSSSSFGDPNAHPPPTPKQTPTSGAFPSPIFETPKPPQGSFADTSGLTPRFAEEYSVFNATPGNLRGAQFPFADFVPTTPFAPAFLGHKRQLSADEHAVERLAIEIATRANIPPSNPNLPPPPVDPSRRLPSSPAALISSTKAAVHSEAQLGPAFSSSSHTKSPKKLRRGTIEGSDAAQPLSPPPSAHKSDQKLAPKINMQDDQSYGHPDFGDGFQGMTGMMGGAEDMFVYPMSAPPGQANFWDPAMGMDLDFSTAGAAFFQPSHRHTGSFDWNSDIQLFQDPVPPPPPPSSNQENVQPHAQHISQPARRERMLAPKPPISTGQTTAPMTASAMFPTSMEDSFGLATPMEGVDPGLLYSRPPTSSMTAEFNHINTSAADMMPIAEASGNSRVMAQPRRTNSMKETKRGKMPDRSYTSSPVKAMSRPELNRSLSETRSKKAMGRGALPTLASASRPSSSQTGGMSVNTDVGKSGSQLSRSGRMSPLKSQRRLSSLASIPEFASQPQLHRPRTSVKFTIDAHGRARAETTVVVEDSGSITRSRSSRELSSTRRSWESSDDESSTDEEPIIIPSRANSFNASFALPDPRKPVGSIFHSGRRSISDRSRSASTPSLVTPIDGESEAETIMTDHHERGGDAASELRKVVEDRQKRSIQENTRSHQRILTSSGSGNYKNSAISPISMADSNYRTEGHRIRCVCSRNEPDEDNGYMLQCESCEMWLHGKCVNISRRTMPSVYICGYCANTPNVAARRAQQNIGRGGSGGQSASSSLQSKTLRTLR, from the exons ATGAGCGAGGATCAACAGCTAGTATCAAG cagcagctttggagATCCAAACGCTCACCCGCCGCCCACGCCGAAGCAGACTCCAACCTCGGGTGCCTTTCCAAGCCCAATTTTCGAGACGCCGAAACCTCCCCAGGGATCCTTCGCCGACACCAGCGGCCTGACGCCTCGCTTTGCTGAGGAGTATTCCGTCTTCAACGCCACGCCGGGCAATCTGCGAGGGGCTCAGTTCCCCTTCGCAGATTTTGTGCCCACCACTCCCTTCGCACCCGCCTTTCTAGGGCACAAGCGACAGCTGTCCGCCGACGAGCACGCCGTCGAGAGGCTTGCCATCGAGATTGCAACCCGAGCCAACATCCCGCCGTCGAATCCCAACCTTCCACCGCCGCCCGTTGACCCGTCTCGACGCCtgccctcctcgccggcggctTTGATATCATCTACAAAGGCCGCTGTCCACTCCGAAGCCCAACTCGGCcctgccttttcctcctcctcgcatACCAAGTCGCCGAAGAAGCTCCGCCGGGGTACAATTGAGGGATCCGACGCAGCCCAACCTCtatcgccgccgccgtcggcTCACAAGAGCGACCAGAAGCTCGCTCCCAAGATCAATATGCAAGATGACCAGAGCTATGGTCACCCAGACTTTGGCGACGGCTTCCAGGGCATGACGGGCATGATGGGCGGCGCCGAAGATATGTTTGTGTACCCAATGTCTGCTCCCCCGGGCCAGGCCAACTTCTGGGACCCCGCCATGGGAATGGACTTGGACTTCAGCACAGCAGGCGCCGCCTTCTTTCAGCCCTCGCACCGCCACACCGGTTCTTTCGACTGGAACAGCGAtatccagctcttccaagaTCCTGTaccgccgcctcccccgccatcatcaaaccAAGAGAATGTCCAGCCGCATGCCCAACACATCAGCCAGCCGGCCCGGAGGGAGAGGATGCTGGCGCCCAAACCGCCCATCTCTACGGGGCAGACTACGGCTCCCATGACCGCATCTGCCATGTTTCCAACATCCATGGAAGATTCGTTTGGCTTGGCAACTCCCATGGAAGGCGTGGACCCGGGGCTGCTATACAGCCGGCCCCCGACGTCCTCAATGACGGCCGAATTTAACCACATCAACACATCGGCCGCGGACATGATGCCCATTGCGGAAGCCAGCGGCAACTCCCGTGTGATGGCCCAGCCTCGCCGGACTAATAGCATGAAGGAGAcgaaaagaggcaaaatgCCGGATCGTTCCTATACAAGCTCCCCCGTCAAGGCTATGAGCCGCCCAGAATTGAATCGCAGCCTAAGTGAGACCCGGAGCAAGAAGGCAATGGGCCGGGGCGCATTGCCGACTTTGGCATCCGCCTCAAGGCCGTCGTCATCACAGACTGGGGGCATGAGTGTCAACACAGATGTGGGAAAGTCGGGATCGCAGCTCTCTAGGTCTGGGAGGATGTCGCCCCTCAAGAGTCAGCGACGGCTGTCGAGCTTGGCGTCTATTCCCGAGTTTGCCTCTCAACCCCAGCTTCATCGGCCACGAACATCAGTAAAGTTCACTATAGATGCACATGGGCGAGCTCGAGCGGAAACGACAGTCGTGGTAGAGGACTCTGGGAGCATTACTCGTAGTCGAAGCTCTCGAGAGCTCTCATCAACGCGGAGAAGCTGGGAATCTTCTGATGATGAGTCCTCTACGGACGAGGAGCCAATCATCATTCCCAGCCGAGCTAATTCCTTCAATGCATCCTTTGCCTTGCCTGACCCACGTAAGCCAGTGGGCTCAATCTTCCATTCAGGTCGGCGGAGCATCAGCGACAGGAGCAGGAGTGCGTCGACCCCTTCTCTCGTGACGCCAATCGATGGGGAGAGCGAGGCGGAGACAATCATGACTGATCATCACGAGAGGGGAGGAGATGCAGCGAGCGAGTTGCGTAAAGTGGTAGAAGACCGACAGAAGCGATCCATACAGGAGAATACTCGATCACACCAGCGCATTCTGACCTCGAGTGGTTCTGGAAATTATAAAAACAGTGCCATATCCCCAATCAGCATGGCGGACTCGAACTACAGAACGGAAGGACATAGGATTCGATGCGTGTGCAGCAGAAATGAGCCCGATGAAGACAATGGTTATATGCTTCAGTG CGAGTCATGCGAGATGTGGCTGCATGGCAAATGCGTCAACATTAGCAGACGTACCATGCCCAGCGTATACATCTGTGGCTACTGTGCCAACACGCCTAATGTTGCGGCACGGCGAGCACAGCAAAACATTGGCCGAGGAGGCAGTGGAGGGCAGTCGGCGTCATCATCTCTGCAAAGCAAGACGCTTCGGACCCTTCGATAG
- a CDS encoding uncharacterized protein (EggNog:ENOG41) has product MSALSNTPKHACPPLPPTVANQFSLTPHSSSFGDPNAHPPPTPKQTPTSGAFPSPIFETPKPPQGSFADTSGLTPRFAEEYSVFNATPGNLRGAQFPFADFVPTTPFAPAFLGHKRQLSADEHAVERLAIEIATRANIPPSNPNLPPPPVDPSRRLPSSPAALISSTKAAVHSEAQLGPAFSSSSHTKSPKKLRRGTIEGSDAAQPLSPPPSAHKSDQKLAPKINMQDDQSYGHPDFGDGFQGMTGMMGGAEDMFVYPMSAPPGQANFWDPAMGMDLDFSTAGAAFFQPSHRHTGSFDWNSDIQLFQDPVPPPPPPSSNQENVQPHAQHISQPARRERMLAPKPPISTGQTTAPMTASAMFPTSMEDSFGLATPMEGVDPGLLYSRPPTSSMTAEFNHINTSAADMMPIAEASGNSRVMAQPRRTNSMKETKRGKMPDRSYTSSPVKAMSRPELNRSLSETRSKKAMGRGALPTLASASRPSSSQTGGMSVNTDVGKSGSQLSRSGRMSPLKSQRRLSSLASIPEFASQPQLHRPRTSVKFTIDAHGRARAETTVVVEDSGSITRSRSSRELSSTRRSWESSDDESSTDEEPIIIPSRANSFNASFALPDPRKPVGSIFHSGRRSISDRSRSASTPSLVTPIDGESEAETIMTDHHERGGDAASELRKVVEDRQKRSIQENTRSHQRILTSSGSGNYKNSAISPISMADSNYRTEGHRIRCVCSRNEPDEDNGYMLQCESCEMWLHGKCVNISRRTMPSVYICGYCANTPNVAARRAQQNIGRGGSGGQSASSSLQSKTLRTLR; this is encoded by the exons ATGTCCGCCTTGTCAAACACTCCGAAGCATGCCTGCCCTCCGCTCCCTCCAACAGTGGCTAACCAATTCTCTCTGACTccgcacagcagcagctttggagATCCAAACGCTCACCCGCCGCCCACGCCGAAGCAGACTCCAACCTCGGGTGCCTTTCCAAGCCCAATTTTCGAGACGCCGAAACCTCCCCAGGGATCCTTCGCCGACACCAGCGGCCTGACGCCTCGCTTTGCTGAGGAGTATTCCGTCTTCAACGCCACGCCGGGCAATCTGCGAGGGGCTCAGTTCCCCTTCGCAGATTTTGTGCCCACCACTCCCTTCGCACCCGCCTTTCTAGGGCACAAGCGACAGCTGTCCGCCGACGAGCACGCCGTCGAGAGGCTTGCCATCGAGATTGCAACCCGAGCCAACATCCCGCCGTCGAATCCCAACCTTCCACCGCCGCCCGTTGACCCGTCTCGACGCCtgccctcctcgccggcggctTTGATATCATCTACAAAGGCCGCTGTCCACTCCGAAGCCCAACTCGGCcctgccttttcctcctcctcgcatACCAAGTCGCCGAAGAAGCTCCGCCGGGGTACAATTGAGGGATCCGACGCAGCCCAACCTCtatcgccgccgccgtcggcTCACAAGAGCGACCAGAAGCTCGCTCCCAAGATCAATATGCAAGATGACCAGAGCTATGGTCACCCAGACTTTGGCGACGGCTTCCAGGGCATGACGGGCATGATGGGCGGCGCCGAAGATATGTTTGTGTACCCAATGTCTGCTCCCCCGGGCCAGGCCAACTTCTGGGACCCCGCCATGGGAATGGACTTGGACTTCAGCACAGCAGGCGCCGCCTTCTTTCAGCCCTCGCACCGCCACACCGGTTCTTTCGACTGGAACAGCGAtatccagctcttccaagaTCCTGTaccgccgcctcccccgccatcatcaaaccAAGAGAATGTCCAGCCGCATGCCCAACACATCAGCCAGCCGGCCCGGAGGGAGAGGATGCTGGCGCCCAAACCGCCCATCTCTACGGGGCAGACTACGGCTCCCATGACCGCATCTGCCATGTTTCCAACATCCATGGAAGATTCGTTTGGCTTGGCAACTCCCATGGAAGGCGTGGACCCGGGGCTGCTATACAGCCGGCCCCCGACGTCCTCAATGACGGCCGAATTTAACCACATCAACACATCGGCCGCGGACATGATGCCCATTGCGGAAGCCAGCGGCAACTCCCGTGTGATGGCCCAGCCTCGCCGGACTAATAGCATGAAGGAGAcgaaaagaggcaaaatgCCGGATCGTTCCTATACAAGCTCCCCCGTCAAGGCTATGAGCCGCCCAGAATTGAATCGCAGCCTAAGTGAGACCCGGAGCAAGAAGGCAATGGGCCGGGGCGCATTGCCGACTTTGGCATCCGCCTCAAGGCCGTCGTCATCACAGACTGGGGGCATGAGTGTCAACACAGATGTGGGAAAGTCGGGATCGCAGCTCTCTAGGTCTGGGAGGATGTCGCCCCTCAAGAGTCAGCGACGGCTGTCGAGCTTGGCGTCTATTCCCGAGTTTGCCTCTCAACCCCAGCTTCATCGGCCACGAACATCAGTAAAGTTCACTATAGATGCACATGGGCGAGCTCGAGCGGAAACGACAGTCGTGGTAGAGGACTCTGGGAGCATTACTCGTAGTCGAAGCTCTCGAGAGCTCTCATCAACGCGGAGAAGCTGGGAATCTTCTGATGATGAGTCCTCTACGGACGAGGAGCCAATCATCATTCCCAGCCGAGCTAATTCCTTCAATGCATCCTTTGCCTTGCCTGACCCACGTAAGCCAGTGGGCTCAATCTTCCATTCAGGTCGGCGGAGCATCAGCGACAGGAGCAGGAGTGCGTCGACCCCTTCTCTCGTGACGCCAATCGATGGGGAGAGCGAGGCGGAGACAATCATGACTGATCATCACGAGAGGGGAGGAGATGCAGCGAGCGAGTTGCGTAAAGTGGTAGAAGACCGACAGAAGCGATCCATACAGGAGAATACTCGATCACACCAGCGCATTCTGACCTCGAGTGGTTCTGGAAATTATAAAAACAGTGCCATATCCCCAATCAGCATGGCGGACTCGAACTACAGAACGGAAGGACATAGGATTCGATGCGTGTGCAGCAGAAATGAGCCCGATGAAGACAATGGTTATATGCTTCAGTG CGAGTCATGCGAGATGTGGCTGCATGGCAAATGCGTCAACATTAGCAGACGTACCATGCCCAGCGTATACATCTGTGGCTACTGTGCCAACACGCCTAATGTTGCGGCACGGCGAGCACAGCAAAACATTGGCCGAGGAGGCAGTGGAGGGCAGTCGGCGTCATCATCTCTGCAAAGCAAGACGCTTCGGACCCTTCGATAG